CTTGGACCACTCTCAGTGGGGAGGTCCAGATCAGGTGCCTGATCAGGGACTGTCTGACCTGtttgacatttattttaaaagagtagaggttCAGAGGATGGAAAGTGCCTGCCATAATGTCCCAACCCTAACCAAGGACCAGTAGGATAACATAACAGCAACTGTTCCTTGCAAACTGCTGCTGAAGTACTGTATGTATTGCACCTTGCTTGTGCTTTCTGCTTAAATAAAAATCATAACTGTTATCAATATGGGAACAGCTTCAAAGAGGCTGTAAGAAAATtaaataagttagaaaaatgTAAGAAATTAACACCTTGATGTTATGATCCTACCATGGAAATACTAAAAGCCTTCATGTGAAATTCCTCCATTTGCTGATTTGCATAAAAAATTCCATTAAAATAGAAGAGGAAAGAATTTGATTCTATGTCTTAAAGATTTTTGCACAGTATCCTGAAGTGTAATAAATCCTGAGATTAATACCTACTTGTAATAAACTCTATGAGGAGTGACTTTTCTTAGTCAGATTTAAAGGTGGAATTTTAAATCTCCCCAAAGGGTTACACGTCCTACAGTATCTATTCAAATCGGTGACATCTATTGGTCCCAAATAAAATTCTAGGTGATACTCGAGAAACAAGGTCCTCTCTGAAATATATCCAGTAAGTTTATTTTAACTGTACAACAAGTTACACTCTAAAGAGAATACAACATAAATTTGTGCATATACACTTTACAGAAACATATTCTAGCAAACGGCACTAGTGCACAGAACTAAATCTTGCCCTGGTGACAGCTGTTACCAATTGTTCTGCAGTAACAAATTGCGTTGAAAAACCTGCAGTAGCAAATAGCACATGGATCACAGCAAGGTAGTGCATGACCAAAACAGGACTCCAATTGCCGGACACATCTCCTGGGTGAACGTTCTGCTCTGTCCTTCTCCACAGCACTGGATATTGCCTGCAAGATTAAATACAAAGATTAGGAAAGCCCAGCTGCATACCAATTTTTTACATTGCAATACTGAAGCAACTGATTACATTTAACAGTTCAACACATACAATATACAGCCCATAGAAcgcaacaggtctggtagcatctgtggagacaggaacagggttaacatttctagtccagtttgactcttcttcagaattgggaCAGGATCTACGAAGACAGGCAGAAAAATCCTCAGTTTAAGAaagcacctccaacaatgcagcactccctcattcctgCACTGGAGTGTTAAGCCTTGATTTTAGGCTCAATCCTGAAATGGGATTGAACCAATATCATTATGATTCGTTGGTTAGCATAACAGAAGAATTTCTTGACACCTCCCTCTTACTCTCTTGGAATTATGAAATGTCTAAACTTATCTGTAATAATTTTTGAACTACCATACTGTACAGTAGTAAGTCATATATTCTGCTTGATACATGAAAATTACAGTTACCTCAGGATCCAGCATGATTTTGTTTGATATATCATCCTCCTTAACCATGTCCATTGCTTTGTTGAGTGCAGGTCTGACCAGTGAACCTGGTGATAGAATCATTTGTAAAACTGTTAACACAAGGCGAGGTATTGAAACATTCAACTTTGATTTGCTAAATTAGAAAGACTCTTACTAACAATGATGACTCttacaaatctttttttttctttagctgAACAGGTATAAATAAAATAACAAGAGCTAGATCACAGAAGAGTCTTTGGATCATCATCTTCCCAACAGAATATTGGGAGGAGCGATTAAGAAGAATAATTGGGAAAGCATAAACCCAAACTGAGAGAGAGCCAgagaaaaatcatagaatcaaaaatactttacaaaatcagaaaaaaagagagaggggaagagacAAATATCCAACTGAGAGTAAAAACCTAGATGATTCACCAACTGTTAAATTATGGGCTGGTTATCAGTTCATATTATGAAGTTAATACTGTTCAAAGTAATACAGATTTAATGTTGAAAACAGATTGTAAAGTTAGAGATCCAAGCATATTGTATATTGCAACTGTCTCCCCACCTGCAAGCCATGAGGAGGTCTGTGAAATTACAAACACATAGGGCTTTATGTTCATTTTCTTCTGTTTAAAAACCATGCTTCATATCACCAAAAGTCAATACTTGGGCCACCTTCCAGTCCCCCACTGGAGCCAGGAATACAATCACTATTCTGGGTTCCTTATATTACAGGTAATTCCACTATGACAGCTCAGTTGTGGTCTAACTGCCAGATATTTACTCACTTGAACAATCTACCTCAAAGTCAACCCGAGTCAGTGGAGCATTAAGACATATTATTAAAACACACCTGAGGCAGACAGTAGGGTCTTGATCCTGCTCAAAACAGCGAGGTCAGTGTGGGAGACCACATCCTGCACTGAGCTGGAATCCTGTGCATGCTCTACTATTCTGCTGGGAACAGAGGCGAGAACGATCGGAACCATCTGAAGAATCCAGTAGCACAGTAACAGTGTTTTAAACATGATCCTAAGAGGTAAACACATAACAGTTAACTGGAAGAAGCATTCAATTTCTGGCCATACGTCTGCTTGCATTTATTAACAATGCACTCTTCATAAAGATGATTGGTCTTTTCATAAGTATATAAGCACTTACTAAGATTTGATCTAAGGGAGTAACTCACATTAACAATGTTTAGTTAGCAAAAAACCctgtcagaaatgaaaacaaactttTGGTCCAACCTCTAGTTGATGTACAGTGCTTCTGGCTTGGAAAACAGTGCAGAAAGCCTAGGTTTTATATCCTTTGATGTACTTTAGCGTCACAAATGACGCTTGCAGTAATGAAGGCGGAGAAGTATTTATAACCACCTCACTTAAGGTTTCTTTAACAATCAATAATAGACTATTCATGGCAGCCTTGACTCAGTGCTGGTCTTGGAGGCAAAATGCTGCACATTCAAGCACCACTTCAGAGACGAGAGCACAACATCCGGATTGACAGTCAGTCCACTTCTGAGGGAATGCTATACAATAGGAAGCATCATCTTTCCCATAAGACATTAAAACAaatctccagctgtggcctgatgAGCTGTAAGAGCAGCATTATTTAACAAGCATGACACTATTTGAAAAGCATCCTCTGTCATTCGGTGTAATATTTATCCTTCTACCAACTAAAACAGCTTATACCGTAATTCATTTTAATCTCAAAAAGACTGAGATTGTGCATTTTGGGAGGAAAAATAGatcatttattgttgaaataTATAGTTTGACAATTTGTTTGCCTTGTTAATCTTTACTAAACAACCAAAAGGTCTATCAGCGCTTCTGAAGAAAGATTTGTCACACTACGAGCATGTACCTTTGGGCCAGAAACCCCAGGTTGAAATTCCATAGAGACTTGTTGGCCAGAGTTTATGGCCTGTTTCAAGGGGTTGATAATCAGCCAGAATATCCTATCACCACTTCCCCAAAAGGACAAAAATGTATCTGATCAGATACAATACATATGGATCTTTTTCAACTTCATCCTAAGGTATTTTGAAACTATTCGGGGATAACTTGTGACATCCATTTGGCTTATTATTCCAACTCAATTCAGTGACTGTTGTTTCATATTAATTGTATCTTATCTTTGATGCCATAACAGTAAGTTAATTGATAGATCTATCACAATGGTTTGGGGACTTTTTGCTGAGAAATACATATTGTTTtgaagaaattataattttggcATAAAATAATGAACACTGGATTTGGAATTGACCTTTTTCTACTTTAATTAATGTGCATCCATTTGTAAAAGAGGCTTTTTGACTTAAAAATGTGGATTTAGGAACAAGCAGCTGGTTAAAAAGCTTGGAATTGACAAGCATCAGCAAATAGCAGCAATGCACCAATGTCAACTCCAATACATTAAGTGTGTTTGGGTGCATACAAGTAACTCCTCTGAGTGAGATGGGTTGCCAAATAAATGTGTTAGAATGTAATTAGCAGCCATTTTAACTGGATTTTTGGAATTTGACTCCGTGTAGACAGGTTAGCCAGGTTTCCTGGAAATCGTCAGTAAAAATAAGGCAAGAGGAGATTGAGGCATCTCAGCATATAATAGGTAGAGAATTTTCTCAGTACTATTATCAGTTGATTTGCTTAACTGAAAGGCTTTGGCTTCCCATAATCCTCCATTCCGAGAAACTGAGTCCATTCTTCTCCATGACAACTATCTGAGGTTGAACCAATTGTTTGCAGCTTGGTGTCACTTGACTCTTGAAGTGAATTCCCAACCACATAATGCATAATTACTAATTGCCATCTCTGTAAAATAATTATACTTTACCCCCCACCTCAACTCATCTCTTGCTGAAACCATCACGCATACCTTTGCTAATCTTAACAATACCAACACTGGCCTCCCACATTCTACTCTCTGTAAACATGAGTCAAATATCTGTTGATCTGTTCCTAATTGTGCCAAGTTCATTTACTCACCATCTCTATACCAACTGACTTACACTGGCTCACAGTCTAGCAatacttaaaatttaaaattctcatgcttGATTTCAAGACCTTCCATGGCCTTGGCCTTCCCTATTTGTGATACCCTTTACCCTTTGATGCAGCTAAAGGTGTCCTCTTTtgattctggcctcttgcacatcCCTAACTCTAATGGCTTCACTAGTAGTAGCCATGCCTTCAGTTGCCAAGGCCCAAagctttggctttttttttgcataaaaTCCACCTCTTTGATGAATCTTTTAGCCAGCTACACTAAATGGGTAGTTGGAATATGGCTTGCTGTTCACTTTTGTTTTGTAACACTTTATGaagtgttgttgtggttctgttcgccaagctggaagtttttgttgcaaacgtttcaccccctggctaggcgacatcattagtgcttgggagcctcctgcgaagcgcttctttgatgtttcctccggtgtttatagtggtctgtccctgccgcttccggttgtcagtttcagctgtccactgtagtggttggtatattgggtccaggtcgatgtgtttgttgatggagtttgtggatgaatgccatgccatgtgaatggcattcatccacaaactccatcaacaaacacatcgacctggacccaatataccaaccactacagcggacagctgaaactgacaaccggaagcggcagggaaagAGATGTatagtagtgtggctagtccttttggttgtggtatgtcctcgttccgtggtctttctcttaagCATCtattgatgaagttgcgcgggtatccgtttttggcgaataccttgtataggtgttcctcttcttccttttgcagttctggtgtactgcagtgtgttgtggcccttttgaatagtgtccgattcacgagagaagaagaaaaggatagccaactcccattcctagatgtgatggtacagagaacaccgaacggagaattcactacaagggtatacaggaaagccacacacacagaccaagtcctaaactatgaaagtaaccaccccaacacacacaaacgaagctgcatcaggacactattcaaaagggccacaaccggaagtggcagggacagaccactataaacaccggaggaaacatcaaagaagcgctttgcaggaggctcccaagcactgatgatgtcgcctagccaggggacgaaacgtttgcaacaaaaacttccagctcggtgatcAGAACCATaccaatgagcacccgagctacaaatcttcgcacaaacttatgAAGTGTTACAAGATATTACATTATATAaaatgtgctatataaatacaatttgttgttgttttgtgCAGAGATTTAAATTGAATCCCTCTGGTCAGATAATGAGAGTTCTACATGCCCACTGCAAGATTGCTGTTTAAACAAAATCCCCTTTTGCTCCATATTACTCTCATGGATACGGGTAATGCTTCTTCACTACTGCTACACAGTTGACATTGCAAAAAAACAGCAATTACCTGTACTGCTTTACCAGAGAGAACTAATGGCAGTATAAGTGTACCTTATTGAAGTCAAAGACTAATAGGTTTTTGAAAAGTCGGTAAATGAAAAGTTCACTGTTTTCTGAACAAAATAGCTTGACCAAACCATCTAAATTGAAAATGATCAAAAATCCATTTAGAACAGAAAAAGGAATTTGTTTTCTCCAGCATGCGACTGAAGTAGTTATTACAAATCAACATGGATATTTAAATGGTTGTTTATCACAAATATTCCTGTAAGGTACTTTGTTGCTTTTAGAAAAAGTCATTTTGAAAGCCATTAAGCAAAATGTTGAGGGTCTGATCCTATGATAACGTATATCTTGcctgtttctatttatttctctaTCACACACCATATACACATTGTGCTTTGTGTCAGGAATAATGGCAGCATCCTTGCAATAACATTTATTTTCCAGACCATTTCAGTCAGTTACAACGTACAATTTTTGGTTACTACTGTCATATGGTTGATTTAGAATTCAAAATGGGCAAATATTAAACaggattttaaaacatttacatggCTAGCATTGCCATTAGTGAGGGATTTTGTGGTATCTTATTAAACTCGCCTCGTTAACCTCTTGCCACATCCAACATCCACCCGATCTTACATGCACAGTTCCTGGAACACATCTCCAATCTAGTatatatcccagaattcactggCAGCCCTTGCAccggcaccatctttaaaagcccattgtgcacccagacaagcaaCTTCACTCTAAGTTGGTCAGCACGGCTCCTTACACTCGGCCCAGATGTGACAAAGTTGGTGCCCAACTTTGCGGCAGGGTCTGGAGATCTGGACACCAAATTGGAATTCCTCTTTCCTGAGGACCAAGAGTTGAAGCCAAAACACTAGACTATGGCAGCCAAGTGTGACGTTGCTGCCCAAGTTAAAGCAGACTCAGCCACCTGACCTTCTCCATTCCAGCAGCATAAGATCCACCATCCTCTTTCCATTACCTCATCCTCTATGTTTActactgcacacacctcccaccaaggctaaTATTCTACCATTCTCACCCACCCCAATCCCTGACATTACTGCATGCACTCTGCGCTCTCTACTTACTCACTCGGGACAcatccccacctgcaccaacagtaatagctgtgccatccactttcatctcctgTAATATGAGCCTCTCCCTCATCCTATGAGGAAAACAGCTCtagtagggcagaaagagtcaagacaaATGGTGGGCTCACAATCTTTCAGTTTGTGATCCCTTATGAGGACTCTGACCTGCCTGAGTAGCACTTTGTCTGGAAGCCACCCTTGACTTACTGAGCCAGGACATCCAGAGCAAAGGCTAACCATTTACTTGATTGAGGACTGCTGATAACTATGACAATCTtcctggctccatgcataaaacAGCAAGGCACGACAGCAGTAACTTGAGCCTGGTACATCTGGCTAAGGGACCAAAGGCCAAAGGGCAAGGCAATGCTTTAGTAGGAATGCTGTGAGACTCCAGACAGGCTCAGAGTGAGTTAGCACTATGTCAGTGAGTTAAAGAGCATAGAGATTTATAGCTGTGTGCTTTCCTGACGGATGAGTGATATTTAGTTGACCATTTTCCTGATTATGAAAGAATTCAACAGTGTGGCAATCAGCATTAAACACATTGGTTTTGCTGGTTGAAAATCCTCCACATCTTCCACTTTGGAGAACTTTCTCTAGTCCTGTTGGGACAACAAGATCACAATAGATATTAAGGCAGTACAAGTGAAGACATATTTACAAAAagtaaaaaaggtaaaaacaatgactgcagatgctggaaaccagagtctagattagagtggtgctggaaaagcacagcagttcaggcagcatccgaggaacagtaaaatcaatgtttcgggaaaaagcccttcatcaggaatacaggcagagatcctgaagggtggagagataaatgagaggaggggtgGANNNNNNNNNNNNNNNNNNNNNNNNNNNNNNNNNNNNNNNNNNNNNNNNNNNNNNNNNNNNNNNNNNNNNNNNNNNNNNNNNNNNNNNNNNNNNNNNNNNNNNNNNNNNNNNNNNNNNNNNNNNNNNNNNNNNNNNNNNNNNNNNNNNNNNNNNNNNNNNNNNNNNNNNNNNNNNNNNNNNNNNNNNNNNNNNNNNNNNNNNNNNNNNNNNNNNNNNNNNNNNNNNNNNNNNNNNNNNNNNNNNNNNNNNNNNNNNNNNNNNNNNNNNNNNNNNNNNNNNNNNNNNNNNNNNNNNNNNNNNNNNNNNNNNNNNNNNNNNNNNNNNNNNNNNNNNNNNNNNNNNNNNNNNNNNNNNNNNNNNNNNNNNNNNNNNNNNNNNNNNNNNNNNNNNNNNNNNNNNNNNNNNNNNNNNNNNNNNNNNNNNNNNNNNNNNNNNNNNNNNNNNNNNNNNNNNNNNNNNNNNNNNNNNNNNNNNNNNNNNNNNNNNNNNNNNNNNNNNNNNNNNNNNNNNNNNNNNNNNNNNNNNNNNNNNNNNNNNNNNNNNNNNNNNNNNNNNNNNNNNNNNNNNNNNNNNNNNNNNNNNNNNNNNNNNNNNNNNNNNNNNNNNNNNNNNNNNNNNNNNNNNNNNNNNNNNNNNNNNNNNNNNNNNNNNNNNNNNNNNNNNNNNNNNNNNNNNNNNNNNNNNNNNNNNNNNNNNNNNNNNNNNNNNNNNNNNNNNNNNNNNNNNNNNNNNNNNNNNNNNNNNNNNNNNNNNNNNNNNNNNNNNNNNNNNNNNNNNNNNNNNNNNNNNNNNNNNNNNNNNNNNNNNNNNNNNNNNNNNNNNNNNNNNNNNNNNNNNNNNNNNNNNNNNNNNNNNNNNNNNNNNNNNNNNNNNNNNNNNNNNNNNNNNNNNNNNNNNNNNNNNNNNNNNNNNNNNNNNNNNNNNNNNNNNNNNNNNNNNNNNNNNNNNNNNNNNNNNNNNNNNNNNNNNNNNNNNNNNNNNNNNNNNNNNNNNNNNNNNNNNNNNNNNNNNNNNNNNNNNNNNNNNNNNNNNNNNNNNNNNNNNNNNNNNNNNNNNNNNNNNNNNNNNNNNNNNNNNNNNNNNNNNNNNNNNNNNNNNNNNNNNNNNNNNNNNNNNNNNNNNNNNNNNNNNNNNNNNNNNNNNNNNNNNNNNNNNNNNNNNNNNNNNNNNNNNNNNNNNNNNNNNNNNNNNNNNNNNNNNtttagaatattgtgtgcaattctggtctccctcccataggaaggatattgtgaaacttgaaagggttcaaaaaagatttataaggttgttgccagggttggagggtttgagctctatggagagactgaataggctggagctgttttccctggagtatcggggGCTGGGGGATGACCTAATAGGGGTTTGCGGGGTTGTGGGGGGGCATGGGTGGGGTGGGTGGACAGGGTCTTTCccgggggtcggggagtccagaactggagggcatgggtttggggtgagaggggaacgatataggGGAGAcctggggggcaacttttttgcgcggaggtggtgcgtgtgtgggataagctgccaggggaggtggtggaagctggtgcaattgcagcatttaaaaggcatttggatggatatatgaataggaagggtttggagggatatgggccaggtgcctgGCAGGAggaactggattgggttgggatatctggtctggaccgaagggcctgtttccatgctgtacatctctatcactctatgaacTGCTGGAGGTGATGGTGTGGGAGAGGTGAAGGCGCAGGCCACCTCTGAAATGACCTGAGTTGAAGCTACTGGGATCCTGTCTGTTTTTCCTTCTCCCTCTGAGTGTATACTGGCACCAATCAGTCTCCTTAAAAAGAACGAATACCAAGGGAGTGAAGTGGATTTGTCTCAACCCCCTTCACTTACCATTAATGCTGAGCACCCTTGGCTAGAGCAATGAAGTGTGGGTCTGAGCACATATCTGGCAAGCACCTGGGTCTCCAAGGTAGCTGCCACTCTTTCCATGGAGGTAGCCAAGCATATGTATGCCAGAGTCACTACACCAGTGGGACTGAGGACAGACTCCTCCATCTCATATTCCAACCTACAGATAGGCACTCAGATGTGAGATTGGGAGGATGGCATCGGTGTGAGTCCTCAAGCTACATTGTGCCTTAACATTTGGAGGATATGAGGCTTTGTGAGATGCCTGTGTAGTGGCAGTGGTACATTGAGTGATGACCCTGTAAGTGTGATGTAGCAGAGAAAAGATGGTTCCACTTACCCTTGCAGAGCACAGGAGATTATTGACAATTCTCCTGCACTGCTTTCTAGTCCTTTGCAGGCGACTAGTGGCATTGTGGTTTCAATCCAGTTTGATGGGTCTGATGTGATGGCCTCCTGGCACAGTCACCCAGGAAGAGGATCTCTCCTCTGTCTGTGGCCCTGGCAGAGACTGCAACTTACCTGATATCTATCTGCAAGCTGCAGCCTTTTCTCACATTTCATTTTACATGATACTGTTCTTGAAAAAGCTAGAGTAATCCTATGTATAAACACTGCAATATACAGTAATTGAGATTTATAGTTTAAAATTCCATAAAGCTTCCTTAAAAATAGAAAGCTACCTTAGTTCAATTACCAGAAATCGATCACTCAAATAGATTATTGGATAAATTAACATCAAATTTTTAGAGTTAAGCAAACAGAGCAtaaaaatagaccattcagcctgtttgGTTATAATTGTGCGCAGTGATTGGTGTTACAGCCATCTTTGAGTAGCTTTGTGGAATTAAAATAATGACCACTAATTATCATCTTTTGTTTCTGACTAATGCTGCAAGTTAACAAAAACATCCTCCCATCCTATTGCGTTGACAGAGCCCTCAATTCTGTCTGACCCGTCTCCTGGAGTTTTGCCCTTACGCCTTGCCCTTCCTGCCAGAATAACAATAGAACAACTCCCTGTCTTCAGTTTCCACCCCCCCAGTTCAAAGGATCATGCTCGActgtttctgccacctccagcaggatacaACAATCAAATTcttcttcccctcccctccactgtaAGTATTCAGCAGTGattgttccctctgtgacacccacaagaaagacacttgccattcaccttatccatacccctcatgattttaaaaatctctttaaggtcacctctcagcatcctatgctccagtgaatgaAATCTCAGCCTATCATGGGGATCCCTGGACTGTGAccaacaaaaactaacaaaagaTCATTCAGGAAGACACTGAGCACGTCAAGATACTTCGTTTG
This genomic window from Chiloscyllium plagiosum isolate BGI_BamShark_2017 chromosome 17, ASM401019v2, whole genome shotgun sequence contains:
- the LOC122558477 gene encoding agouti-related protein-like isoform X1, whose translation is MPLVACKGLESSAGELSIISCALQGIMFKTLLLCYWILQMVPIVLASVPSRIVEHAQDSSSVQDVVSHTDLAVLSRIKTLLSASGSLVRPALNKAMDMVKEDDISNKIMLDPEAISSAVEKDRAERSPRRCVRQLESCFGHALPCCDPCAICYCRFFNAICYCRTIGNSCHQGKI
- the LOC122558477 gene encoding agouti-related protein-like isoform X3, whose product is MFKTLLLCYWILQMVPIVLASVPSRIVEHAQDSSSVQDVVSHTDLAVLSRIKTLLSASGSLVRPALNKAMDMVKEDDISNKIMLDPEAISSAVEKDRAERSPRRCVRQLESCFGHALPCCDPCAICYCRFFNAICYCRTIGNSCHQGKI
- the LOC122558477 gene encoding agouti-related protein-like isoform X2 produces the protein MIMFKTLLLCYWILQMVPIVLASVPSRIVEHAQDSSSVQDVVSHTDLAVLSRIKTLLSASGSLVRPALNKAMDMVKEDDISNKIMLDPEAISSAVEKDRAERSPRRCVRQLESCFGHALPCCDPCAICYCRFFNAICYCRTIGNSCHQGKI